Proteins encoded together in one Nostoc sp. PCC 7524 window:
- a CDS encoding TIGR01548 family HAD-type hydrolase — protein MTTKLSTKAIVVFDIDGVIRDVGSSYRRALADTVEYFTNNAYRPTSLEIDQLKSEGIWNNDWEASQELIYRYFANQDQPREQLQLNYETIVAFFQSRYRGPDPHNWTGYICDEPLLLQPSYLEQLTQAEIAWGFFSGATRASATYVLEKRLGLQSPVLIAMEDAPGKPDPTGLFATINKLENQLEATSVIVYVGDTVADMYTVSKARELKPHRHWIGVGILPPHVQETPARSEAYAQTLLTAGAAVVLSNVEQLNPNQIQELLQQS, from the coding sequence ATGACTACAAAATTATCAACAAAAGCGATCGTTGTATTTGATATCGATGGAGTTATCCGCGATGTTGGCAGTTCTTATCGTCGGGCGTTGGCAGACACGGTAGAGTATTTTACTAACAATGCCTATCGTCCCACATCCCTAGAAATTGACCAACTCAAATCAGAAGGGATTTGGAATAACGATTGGGAAGCATCCCAGGAATTAATTTATCGCTACTTTGCCAACCAAGACCAGCCTCGCGAACAACTACAACTGAACTACGAAACTATAGTTGCCTTTTTTCAATCCCGTTACCGCGGCCCAGATCCCCATAATTGGACGGGATATATTTGTGATGAACCCTTATTATTACAACCCAGCTACTTAGAGCAATTAACACAAGCTGAGATAGCCTGGGGATTTTTCAGTGGTGCAACCCGTGCTTCTGCTACCTATGTTTTAGAGAAACGTTTGGGTTTACAGTCTCCGGTATTGATTGCAATGGAAGATGCACCGGGTAAACCAGATCCCACAGGACTGTTTGCCACAATTAACAAACTAGAGAATCAATTAGAGGCAACATCAGTCATAGTCTACGTAGGTGATACTGTGGCAGATATGTACACCGTCAGCAAGGCTAGAGAACTAAAACCTCATCGTCATTGGATTGGTGTTGGTATCTTACCGCCTCATGTGCAGGAAACCCCAGCCCGTAGTGAAGCTTATGCCCAGACATTGCTAACAGCAGGTGCAGCAGTAGTTTTAAGTAATGTCGAGCAATTAAATCCAAATCAAATTCAGGAACTGTTGCAGCAATCATGA